The Budorcas taxicolor isolate Tak-1 chromosome 2, Takin1.1, whole genome shotgun sequence genome window below encodes:
- the C2H1orf232 gene encoding uncharacterized protein C1orf232 homolog, whose amino-acid sequence MSQAFWKTYKSKVLQTLSGESEEGLAEEKEKPVLVESEMAEPTEEAFNPMSQLARRVQGVGVKGWLTMSSLFNKEDEDKLLPPEPCADHPLAAQPAPQAAAEARGPGFWDAFASRWQQQQAAAASMLRGAEPTPEPDPEAGDEAAERPEPREADPVAGFKWGFLTHKLAEMRVKAAPKGD is encoded by the exons ATGAGCCAGGCCTTCTGGAAAACCTACAAGTCCAAAGTGCTACAGACCCTGAGTGGGGAATctgaggagggcctggcagaggAG AAGGAGAAACCAGTGTTAGTGGAGTCTGAGATGGCAGAACCCACAGAAGAGGCCTTCAACCCCATGTCACAGCTGGCCCGCCGG GTTCAGGGGGTCGGGGTGAAAGGTTGGCTGACGATGTCATCTCTGTTTAACAAAGAAGATGAGGACAAGCTGCTGCCACCAGAGCCCTGTGCTGACCA CCCGCTGGCTGCGCAGCCCGCCCCGCAGGCGGCGGCCGAGGCGCGCGGGCCCGGCTTCTGGGACGCGTTCGCCAGcaggtggcagcagcagcaggcggcCGCCGCGTCGATGCTGCGCGGAGCGGAGCCCACCCCGGAGCCGGACCCCGAAGCCGGGGACGAGGCCGCCGAGCGCCCCGAGCCGCGCGAAGCCGATCCCGTGGCCGGTTTCAAGTGGGGCTTCCTCACCCACAAACTGGCCGAGATGAGGGTGAAAGCGGCGCCCAAGGGCGACTAG
- the FAM110D gene encoding protein FAM110D isoform X1: MQSRSQGAPANCSQFLHYLPASSGLWSTVLPSSAKMLLASPSTPSRGRTPSAVERLEADKAKYVKTHQVIARRQEPALRGGPGPLTPHPCNELGPPPSPRTPRPARRGSGRRLPRPDSLIFYRQKRDCKASVNKENAKGQGLVRRLFLGSPRDVASSSAGSSERPAAPGGWAAPQDAPEAAGKRALCPTCSLPLSEKERFFNYCGLERALVEVLGAERFSPQSWGADANPQPGTSAPPGSGDASDWTSSEGGGDRRDGAEGGGSEAAGSERDGRPQVSVVERNARVIQWLYGCQRARGPPRESEV; this comes from the exons ATGCAGAG CAGGTCCCAGGGAGCCCCAGCCAACTGCTCTCAGTTCCTTCACTATCTGCCTGCCTCCAGTGGCTTATGGAGCACTGTCCTGCCCAGTTCTGCTAAAATGCTTCTGGCCTCTCCCTCCACCCCGTCCCGGGGACGGACCCCCAGCGCCGTGGAGAGGCTAGAGGCCGACAAAGCCAAGTATGTCAAGACGCACCAGGTGATCGCGCGACGTCAGGAGCCGGCTCTGCGTGGGGGTCCCGGGCCGCTCACCCCGCACCCTTGCAACGAGCTGGGGCCCCCTCCATCGCCCAGGACGCCCAGGCCCGCCCGCCGGGGCAGTGGCAGGCGACTGCCAAGGCCTGATTCCCTCATCTTCTACCGCCAGAAGCGGGACTGCAAGGCTTCGGTGAACAAAGAGAACGCCAAGGGTCAGGGGCTGGTGCGGCGCCTCTTCCTGGGCAGCCCCCGAGACGTCGCCTCGAGCAGCGCAGGCTCATCGGAGCGACCCGCGGCTCCCGGGGGTTGGGCCGCGCCCCAAGATGCCCCAGAAGCGGCGGGAAAGCGGGCATTGTGCCCCACATGCTCGCTGCCCCTGTCGGAGAAGGAGCGCTTCTTCAACTACTGCGGCCTGGAGCGCGCGCTCGTGGAGGTGCTGGGGGCCGAGCGCTTCTCTCCGCAGAGCTGGGGCGCCGACGCCAACCCCCAGCCCGGAACGTCGGCGCCGCCGGGCTCCGGAGACGCCAGCGACTGGACGTCCAGCGAAGGCGGCGGAGATCGCCGGGACGGTGCGGAGGGCGGCGGCTCAGAGGCGGCGGGCTCGGAGCGGGATGGGCGCCCCCAGGTGTCGGTGGTGGAGCGCAACGCGCGCGTCATCCAGTGGCTGTACGGCTGCCAGCGCGCCCGCGGGCCACCGCGCGAGTCCGAGGTGTGA
- the FAM110D gene encoding protein FAM110D isoform X2, with protein sequence MQRSQGAPANCSQFLHYLPASSGLWSTVLPSSAKMLLASPSTPSRGRTPSAVERLEADKAKYVKTHQVIARRQEPALRGGPGPLTPHPCNELGPPPSPRTPRPARRGSGRRLPRPDSLIFYRQKRDCKASVNKENAKGQGLVRRLFLGSPRDVASSSAGSSERPAAPGGWAAPQDAPEAAGKRALCPTCSLPLSEKERFFNYCGLERALVEVLGAERFSPQSWGADANPQPGTSAPPGSGDASDWTSSEGGGDRRDGAEGGGSEAAGSERDGRPQVSVVERNARVIQWLYGCQRARGPPRESEV encoded by the exons ATGCAGAG GTCCCAGGGAGCCCCAGCCAACTGCTCTCAGTTCCTTCACTATCTGCCTGCCTCCAGTGGCTTATGGAGCACTGTCCTGCCCAGTTCTGCTAAAATGCTTCTGGCCTCTCCCTCCACCCCGTCCCGGGGACGGACCCCCAGCGCCGTGGAGAGGCTAGAGGCCGACAAAGCCAAGTATGTCAAGACGCACCAGGTGATCGCGCGACGTCAGGAGCCGGCTCTGCGTGGGGGTCCCGGGCCGCTCACCCCGCACCCTTGCAACGAGCTGGGGCCCCCTCCATCGCCCAGGACGCCCAGGCCCGCCCGCCGGGGCAGTGGCAGGCGACTGCCAAGGCCTGATTCCCTCATCTTCTACCGCCAGAAGCGGGACTGCAAGGCTTCGGTGAACAAAGAGAACGCCAAGGGTCAGGGGCTGGTGCGGCGCCTCTTCCTGGGCAGCCCCCGAGACGTCGCCTCGAGCAGCGCAGGCTCATCGGAGCGACCCGCGGCTCCCGGGGGTTGGGCCGCGCCCCAAGATGCCCCAGAAGCGGCGGGAAAGCGGGCATTGTGCCCCACATGCTCGCTGCCCCTGTCGGAGAAGGAGCGCTTCTTCAACTACTGCGGCCTGGAGCGCGCGCTCGTGGAGGTGCTGGGGGCCGAGCGCTTCTCTCCGCAGAGCTGGGGCGCCGACGCCAACCCCCAGCCCGGAACGTCGGCGCCGCCGGGCTCCGGAGACGCCAGCGACTGGACGTCCAGCGAAGGCGGCGGAGATCGCCGGGACGGTGCGGAGGGCGGCGGCTCAGAGGCGGCGGGCTCGGAGCGGGATGGGCGCCCCCAGGTGTCGGTGGTGGAGCGCAACGCGCGCGTCATCCAGTGGCTGTACGGCTGCCAGCGCGCCCGCGGGCCACCGCGCGAGTCCGAGGTGTGA